GTGTGCCGCGCGGATACATGAGGAAACACACCGGCAGTGGGCGATCCTGCGCTTTTTCCCAAATGACTGCGCAGGGTTCTTCCATGAACAGGGTCGCGTCTATGTCGCGCACGTGAAGATTGGCGGGCCTGTTCACATCCTTGGCGCGCTGCTCAAGGGCGTGATGCCGGGTCAGGTCTGCTTCGGAAAGGGGACTTTTCCTAAACACGATCAACTCATACCGATCGGCCTGCCAACGTTCAAGCGCCCACCGGAACACCGGTACGCTGCATGCGTCCGCAACGAGCGCCGGCGCAAGACACAGCCATATCGCCACCATTCCGGGGACAGCATGCCTCGTACTCCTGCTCGTAATCGCGCTCGTAATCGTAATCGAAACTCCGTCGTTTTCGCCCTTGCCAAATCATTGAACTTCAATTGATTTCGCAAGATGTCCATGAATTTCTTGATGTTTTTTGTGGAAGCCAGATTTAACGGCCCTAATTATGCCTTTGCGGGTCTTGGGCGCCGGGTTTGCGTTTGGGATGCAGGCGGCCGGGGCGATCTTCGAGGCGTTTGGCAACATCCGGCTTGCCGGGCAGGCGCCCCCATTTTCGGACAGGATGACGAAATTGACCGAATACGGGAAAAGGCATGAGGTGAACGCAAGAGGCAACGAACAGCCCTTACTTAGTCTGGAATATGCCCGAATAAACACGCAAGACATCCCGCAAATCCTGTTGCAAATCCTGTTGTCCCGTGCCGATTATACATTGGATCGCGGTCGAAATGCGCGCACCGCTCCGCCAACAGGGTTCGATACGGGCGATAACCCGCTTACGGAAAGAATGCCGTCATGCGACGAATTCCGCGCGGCGTTACTCGATGCGGCGCCCACGACATCGCGACTCAATCCTTTCGCGCTATCTCGCAAAACCAACTTAATTCGACCGAAAACCCAATAAGCAAGCATGCCGTCCCTGGAATTCAACGATCCGGGAAAAATTAGGACTTGACGTTGAAACCTTTACATTATATAATGCGTAAAGATTCTTATGGAAGGTAAAGCATATGGCCATAAGTACGATTTCCACGAAGGGACAAGTCACGCTGCCAGCCGGTTTCCGCAAACAACTCGGAATGGAACCGCACGACCGCGTGCTCATCGAAGCGACCGATGACGCCATCGTCATCAAGAGGGCGGCCGATTTCTTCGAATTGGAAGGCTTCCTCGGAAAGGCCCTGCCGGCAGCGGAGGAGCGAAAGCGGATGTTGCGGTCGGTTTCGCGGCGCGTCGAGGGCCGGAAGGGATGAAGCGCGTGTTTGTGGACTCGAATGTCTTTCTGCGCTTCTTCACGCATGACGATGCCGGCCAGCACAATGTTGCCGCAAGGCTCTTTCGCGATGCCGCCGCCGGCAAATGCGAACTGGTTACCGGGCCGCCGGTCCTGTTCGAGATCGCCTGGACGTTGCGGGCGGCCTATCGCCTGCCGCGGCAGAAGGTGTTGGAAGCGATCACGGCCATTCGTGCGTTGCCGGGGTTGCGCCTCGCCGACGAGTCCCTGGTTGACGAGGCCTTGCGGGCCGCGCGGCAGAGCGGACAAGAATTTGCCGATGCCTATATTTTTGCGAGCGCGAAGGAGTCAGGCGCCGATGCGATAGCCACGTTCAACCGGCCGCATTTCGAGAGCCTCGGCGCCGCGTTGCATTGGGCGTGACGGCCAAAGGGACTTTCCCGACATAAGCGGTTCCAGCATAATAAACGCAATACTGCTCTTCACAACCTCTGCTGCCGTGTCAATTTGAAAGAACATCGCTGTCCAAATTGCGGCTTGCAGAAAGCCATGTTGAGTAAATAGACAACGATTTTTTCGGGAAAGCGTTCTTAGGACACCTCTTCTTAGCGATGAAAAAGAAGTGCCCCCAGTCAATCGTATTTTGGACCGCTCTGACATGCGGATTCGAGTTTGGAATCGCCTGGTCCGAACATTTGTGCCCTGTTTTCCATCTGCGTGTATCTGCGTCATCTGTGGATCATGTGGTTTTCCGCAGATGACGCAGATACACGCAGATATTGAACAGATGAACGGGATAAAAAGGTAAAACGTGACTCCTTGCGGTATTGTGGTTTTTATGCAATTCTTTTGGACAGCAATGTTGAAAGAAGAACATTTTCGGACAGGATGACGGAGTTGAACGCAAAAGGCAACGAACAGCCCTGACTTCGTCTGGAGCATGCCTGAATCAATGCATTATTTCCACGCCGCACAGCAGTGTCTCCGAACCCTTGCCGGGATCGAGGACGATCTCCAGCGCGTCGCGAATTGAAATGCCTGTAAACTCCTTGACCAGGGTGCGCATTGTCCCGCCGGCTTCCGCCGCGATGTTGAAATACCGCAGGACTTTCCGGCCTTGGAGCGAGACGTCGAATATTCGCCTGTCCTTGTCCGCCTCTCCGGGCTCGGCAAACACCAAGCGAACCGTGCAGGGCCGGGAATCCCTTGCGCCCTCTTCGACCGTGATCTGCATCCGGCGCAGTCCTTTCATGCCGGATGCGCCTACCCATGCGGGGCCGTCGCCGGTCATGCGCAGCGAATGATGGCGGTAGCAGACCGGATCGGGCGGTTCCGTGACGACCGGGATATCGGGCGACGGCCCGCCCACGCTGGGATAGTCGAGCCATAGTGTGCCGAGTTCGTCTCTGCGATCGCCCGGCGCGCCAAGGTTCAGGCCTATCCGCTGGACGCGTTCCGCGCCGGCC
The nucleotide sequence above comes from Candidatus Hydrogenedentota bacterium. Encoded proteins:
- a CDS encoding AbrB/MazE/SpoVT family DNA-binding domain-containing protein yields the protein MAISTISTKGQVTLPAGFRKQLGMEPHDRVLIEATDDAIVIKRAADFFELEGFLGKALPAAEERKRMLRSVSRRVEGRKG
- a CDS encoding PIN domain-containing protein is translated as MKRVFVDSNVFLRFFTHDDAGQHNVAARLFRDAAAGKCELVTGPPVLFEIAWTLRAAYRLPRQKVLEAITAIRALPGLRLADESLVDEALRAARQSGQEFADAYIFASAKESGADAIATFNRPHFESLGAALHWA